From Elaeis guineensis isolate ETL-2024a chromosome 16, EG11, whole genome shotgun sequence, a single genomic window includes:
- the LOC105059131 gene encoding 3-ketoacyl-CoA thiolase 2, peroxisomal isoform X2 — protein sequence MEKAINRQRVLLQHLQPPSSSSNDAPMLSASICAAGDSAAYQRSSSFGDDVVVVAAYRTPICKSKRGGFKDTYPEDLLAAVLKALLDKTKLNPREVGDIVVGTVLAPGSQRANECRMAAFYAGFPETVPVRTVNRQCSSGLQAVADVAASIKAGFYDIGIGAGLESMTTNSVAWEGSINPKVNTLQKAQDCLLPMGITSENVAHRYGVTRKEQDQTAVESHRRAAAATASGKFKDEIIPVTTKIVDPKTGEEKQVTISIDDGIRPETSLSGLAKLKPVFKKDGSTTAGNSSQVSDGAGAVLLMRRDVAMQKGFPILGVFRSFAAVGVDPAVMGIGPAVAIPAAVKSAGLQIEDIDLFELNEAFASQFVYCCKKLELDPAKVNVNGGAIALGHPLGATGARCVGTLLNEMKRRGKDCRFGVVTMCIGLSLCSHVLGNGCCSCL from the exons atggagaaggCGATCAACAGACAGCGAGTCCTCCTTCAGCACCTCCAGCCCCCTTCTTCTTCCTCCAATGATGCGCCCATGCTATCG GCTTCTATTTGTGCTGCCGGGGATAGCGCGGCCTATCAGAGGAGTTCTTCCTTTGGAGATGATGTCGTTGTTGTGGC TGCTTATCGAACTCCAATTTGCAAGTCCAAAAGAGGAGGATTTAAGGACACATACCCTGAGGACCTGCTAGCTGCTGTTCTTAAG GCATTGTTGGACAAGACTAAACTGAATCCAAGGGAAGTTGGTGATATTGTGGTTGGCACTGTCCTGGCACCAGGCTCTCAAAGGGCAAATGAATGTAGGATGGCAGCATTCTACGCTGGTTTCCCTG AAACTGTTCCTGTCAGAACTGTCAACCGACAATGCTCATCTGGCCTTCAAGCAGTTGCCGATGTTGCTGCTTCCATAAAAGCTGGGTTTTATGACATTG GCATTGGTGCTGGGCTAGAATCTATGACGACAAATTCAGTTGCTTGGGAAGGGTCAATAAATCCAAAA GTAAATACACTTCAAAAAGCTCAAGATTGTCTCCTTCCCATGGGAATTACCTCTGAAAATGTTGCTCACCGTTATGGTGTAACTCGAAAGGAACAAGATCAGACTGCT GTTGAATCTCATAGGCGTGCAGCTGCAGCAACTGCATCTGGTAAATTTAAAGATGAAATCATTCCTGTGACGACGAAG ATTGTTGACCCAAAAACTGGAGAAGAAAAACAAGTAACAATTTCTATAGATGATGGAATTCGGCCGGAGACATCATTGTCTGGTCTTGCAAAGCTCAAACCAGTATTTAAAAAGGATGGGAGCACAACTGCTG GCAATTCTAGTCAAGTGAGTGATGGTGCCGGAGCAGTCCTCCTTATGAGGAGAGATGTGGCTATGCAGAAGGGGTTCCCCATACTTGGCGTATTCAG GAGCTTTGCTGCTGTTGGTGTGGATCCCGCTGTAATGGGCATTGGTCCTGCTGTCGCAATACCTGCTGCAGTAAAATCTGCTGGTCTTCAAATTGAAGATATTGACCTCTTTGAATTAAATGAG GCTTTTGCCTCTCAGTTTGTTTATTGCTGCAAGAAGCTGGAGCTAGATCCAGCAAAAGTAAATGTAAATGGAGGTGCAATTGCTCTTGGGCACCCATTGGGTGCAACAG GTGCCCGATGTGTCGGTACCCTGCTCAATGAAATGAAGCGCAGGGGCAAAGACTGCCGTTTTGGAGTGGTTACAATGTGCATAGGTCTCTCTCTCTGTTCGCACGT GCTCGGGAATGGGTGCTGCAGCTGTCTTTGA
- the LOC105059131 gene encoding 3-ketoacyl-CoA thiolase 2, peroxisomal isoform X1 has protein sequence MEKAINRQRVLLQHLQPPSSSSNDAPMLSASICAAGDSAAYQRSSSFGDDVVVVAAYRTPICKSKRGGFKDTYPEDLLAAVLKALLDKTKLNPREVGDIVVGTVLAPGSQRANECRMAAFYAGFPETVPVRTVNRQCSSGLQAVADVAASIKAGFYDIGIGAGLESMTTNSVAWEGSINPKVNTLQKAQDCLLPMGITSENVAHRYGVTRKEQDQTAVESHRRAAAATASGKFKDEIIPVTTKIVDPKTGEEKQVTISIDDGIRPETSLSGLAKLKPVFKKDGSTTAGNSSQVSDGAGAVLLMRRDVAMQKGFPILGVFRSFAAVGVDPAVMGIGPAVAIPAAVKSAGLQIEDIDLFELNEAFASQFVYCCKKLELDPAKVNVNGGAIALGHPLGATGARCVGTLLNEMKRRGKDCRFGVVTMCIGSGMGAAAVFERGDGVDELCNTRKIQSQNLLSKDAL, from the exons atggagaaggCGATCAACAGACAGCGAGTCCTCCTTCAGCACCTCCAGCCCCCTTCTTCTTCCTCCAATGATGCGCCCATGCTATCG GCTTCTATTTGTGCTGCCGGGGATAGCGCGGCCTATCAGAGGAGTTCTTCCTTTGGAGATGATGTCGTTGTTGTGGC TGCTTATCGAACTCCAATTTGCAAGTCCAAAAGAGGAGGATTTAAGGACACATACCCTGAGGACCTGCTAGCTGCTGTTCTTAAG GCATTGTTGGACAAGACTAAACTGAATCCAAGGGAAGTTGGTGATATTGTGGTTGGCACTGTCCTGGCACCAGGCTCTCAAAGGGCAAATGAATGTAGGATGGCAGCATTCTACGCTGGTTTCCCTG AAACTGTTCCTGTCAGAACTGTCAACCGACAATGCTCATCTGGCCTTCAAGCAGTTGCCGATGTTGCTGCTTCCATAAAAGCTGGGTTTTATGACATTG GCATTGGTGCTGGGCTAGAATCTATGACGACAAATTCAGTTGCTTGGGAAGGGTCAATAAATCCAAAA GTAAATACACTTCAAAAAGCTCAAGATTGTCTCCTTCCCATGGGAATTACCTCTGAAAATGTTGCTCACCGTTATGGTGTAACTCGAAAGGAACAAGATCAGACTGCT GTTGAATCTCATAGGCGTGCAGCTGCAGCAACTGCATCTGGTAAATTTAAAGATGAAATCATTCCTGTGACGACGAAG ATTGTTGACCCAAAAACTGGAGAAGAAAAACAAGTAACAATTTCTATAGATGATGGAATTCGGCCGGAGACATCATTGTCTGGTCTTGCAAAGCTCAAACCAGTATTTAAAAAGGATGGGAGCACAACTGCTG GCAATTCTAGTCAAGTGAGTGATGGTGCCGGAGCAGTCCTCCTTATGAGGAGAGATGTGGCTATGCAGAAGGGGTTCCCCATACTTGGCGTATTCAG GAGCTTTGCTGCTGTTGGTGTGGATCCCGCTGTAATGGGCATTGGTCCTGCTGTCGCAATACCTGCTGCAGTAAAATCTGCTGGTCTTCAAATTGAAGATATTGACCTCTTTGAATTAAATGAG GCTTTTGCCTCTCAGTTTGTTTATTGCTGCAAGAAGCTGGAGCTAGATCCAGCAAAAGTAAATGTAAATGGAGGTGCAATTGCTCTTGGGCACCCATTGGGTGCAACAG GTGCCCGATGTGTCGGTACCCTGCTCAATGAAATGAAGCGCAGGGGCAAAGACTGCCGTTTTGGAGTGGTTACAATGTGCATAG GCTCGGGAATGGGTGCTGCAGCTGTCTTTGAAAGAGGGGATGGAGTCGATGAACTCTGCAACACTCGGAAGATCCAATCGCAGAACCTGTTGTCCAAGGATGCTCTATAG